The DNA segment acaaatcaacttcaccatccaaccttcccctccatgcactggtttcccacgaagcctgaagggacaaccacatttcctactctcaatgtcttttctaacgaattctttattcctacacttgtacgtaccactcctttcacacccaattaagataaataaactTCTTCCTCTACTATCGGTATCTGTGTCAGACCTCATAATCATTGCAACAAATTCATTTTCATGGGCAATTGTTCGAGCccactgcaaaacatcatctcgagtgccaaatacctacaacgcaaccccaacatattaatttttatacaaaacatcaattcaaccaaatgaCTCAAACTAATCAACATGATTACCTGAGACGTAgtaaaagcatttgaacaatcgacatgtggttcattcacaccacattcttcttcattatcataatcataatccatatgaacttcttgtgacatcgcatAGTCATACGTTCATTGATCTTtgtccatcttaaggacatatgcatcatacagaactatattcaaattatcatataaccacaatCCACAAATTGACTACATATtaactaacaaacatattaacaactaatacaaatacattctaaatttataactacattatttacttaaactaaacttaacactataataaacaactaataaaataattttctactacaacaaaatacaattatattatctaaatcatttaatattataccaaaatcattatacctaattaaaccaattatcCACAATTGAAAATAcagatattataaatatatatatatatatatatatatatatatatatatatatatatatatatatatatatataaattttaaaacagaattaaaaaaatttgttaataaactaacattccggaagaagtactTTCGGAAGTTAATATGGCCAATTCCGGAAGACACTTCcggaaccacttcttccggaattgagCTTAGTAACTTCCAGAAGAAGTACTTCCGGAAATCCAACATTCTCATTCCAAAACTACTTCCTCCTGCAGTTAAAAGTTCTTCCGGGAATAGCTTTTTACTGTTCATCTTCTCTAAAAATTATCCAGAAAACGCAAAAAAATACCGATAAATGCGTACCTCCGATGAAATAGGAAGAGCAACGACTAACACaacttcaaatacggaacaactgcttcacgggaccaccaaatcttcaaatacggaacagctacttcacgggaccaccaaatcttcaaagCTTTTTACGGAAGGATAGCAATAGCAAGAACACGGGGATGAAGGTGAAATGAAAGGGTGTAAAACGAAAAAGCAGCGcagtaaatttaaagaaaacaacataggggcaaaatcgtcattatatatgcattaaatattattttatttttagttattattataaaatgaaatttatttttacttcacgttgttataaaattataattatttttttattatatattaagttttgtaatacaaattaaatgttatcataataaatattttatatttttttataaaatatacgaattaattaatttttatgatttaaattatactaaattgtcacacaaattattatttacatttacatgcgcgtaaaaaaagaattacaaatattagtcataattatgttcactaataatttatgtataataatattatttattttataacgtaatttatttattaaaattaaataattacaaaaatgcaacatttttaaaaaaacaaacaaattccggaagaagaaggtggtcttccggaagaccctttttccggaaacattccggaaCACGTCCTTCCAAAACGTATTCCGGAGTTTTTCCGGAAGCACAccttcttcttccggaagaaggttcttccggaattTTTTCGGAGTGGCGTCTTCCGGAAATGTTTCTGAAAGAAGGGTCTTCCGGAGACAGCCTTCGCGGAAGGACAAAATTGCCCAttcactgtttgctgggtgcacgtagcaactccccAGATTGTATTAAACTAAGAAGTTTGGGCTTTAACTAGTTCATTGGAGGCCTTTCCTTCCTGCACCGTGTAGATTTCTTCTACACCAACACTTTTacgaattttctaaaattaccCCTGGTAATAAATATACGAATTCATATTCCATAAGAGACTTACAGACTCTTAATCAGTAGTATGCTTACAAATTCATAATCCATAAGCTTCTTACAGATTTGTAATCCATAAGAGACTTACGGATTCGTAAGCTTATGGATTCATAATCCGTAAGAGGCTTACTCGTATGaatcataggtttaataaaaaattatatatgtaaaaaaaataattatgaaatcaaaataaattgtcacaaaatttattatgtaaacttacatgtgcattaaatatatgttagaaatttttgtgttatatataacaatattaattattttataacataattgatttattatcaCAATTGGTTAGAGCGTTGTATCATAGGTTGAAGTCCTGCAtggaccattaattttaaagtaattcataaaacatattttttttaaaaaaatcagcaaTTCATATTGGCATACCGATTGTGAATCTGTTTACGGATTATCAATCTGGATCGTGAATTCATATACGGATTGTGAATCCATATGAGCCTTATGGAAGAATAGAAAGTTTGAAAGAAGAAGattatttaagtaatttgattttaaaaaatagggaaAGGGACCGAATATAGCAAAAGGCTTCATTAGGTcatgagaaagaagaagaaaaagaagatttttGTACACACGAGGgagcaattaaaattaattgggtATTGGTCATGAAATTAGGATGGGTGCAGTTTTTGTGTGGCAGAAGTGTTGGGTAATTAACTACACGTGTTCCACGGTGAGATATCATGCTTTGCATATATAGTACTAGTTGGAATCCAAAGCAGGCAATGATTGATGTATTACAGCATAGCTGCTTATAGTTGGTACACCATGTACATGAAGTGGTCCCTTAGGCACATGCTGACCCTGTCGATGATGGGTCTTAGTTTGATGTTTGTGTGGACAAATGGACAATGTTGTATGTGTGAGACATGTTTTACAATATTtagatggaaggaaggaaagtggtggggttatttaaataaatttaataacaaaaatagaagaaaaaaagagatatattaagtaattaaatttcAGTTAAAGTTATTTGTGTTTGAATGTTTTGGTCTTGAATACAAGTTAGCTATAAAACTTGGTAAATTCTCCGACTCTGAACGAAAAGTTACTTCGTATGACTTGTGATCAAACTGAAGtttttgaaaatcaattttacttaacatctgtgttctatatatatatatatatatatatatatatatatatatatatatatatatatatatatatatatatatatatataataacaaaactCACCTatagttaaaatcaattctcaTTTTTCATCATTCCGGTTGTAAAGCCAAACACATTCTAGCTAGAATTGTTAGTACCCTGCCAATTAGAAAACCAAACACAttctacaaaatataattttgtgctttctattttgttgaattcacaaatttaatcgtcctttttaaaataaaaattatagattgttctatttcaaaaaatatgtaattttgatcaaaattttcaatttttcctgcactttatttattttattctatgttgaatatattttgtaaataaagtattttatcttattaaaatatGAGTAGAATgtatgatttaatatttttgttcccacgagtcaaattttaattaagtgatccaatttaaatttaggaaatcattttgtatatttattgaGTGAAACCCAATAAGTAAATGTGGTGAGTTTGCTTGCAATGCCTATTGGACTTAAGGTTGGATATTAGGTTACCTTTTTACTTAAGAAAGACAGAATTCCCACTTAACTCGTAGAGTTTGAGGGCTCATTGTTTTATCCAATAGCTACCAGATATATTTTGTAGTTGAAGTAACTTATTAAGTGGAAGTTACTAAGATAAATCTTTATGCCAAATTACGATTAGGATTTATAGCTGTTATTCACATGCATTTAACTGAGAGGGCTGCTGAAATTGGGAATACTTTGTCTTCGTCAACGTCAACCATAGTAGTGATGAGACATTTATTAGTAGATATTGAAACAAAGGCTGCAACGTACGAACACCAGAAAGAGAAAGAACTTTGGcttcaaatatacaaataagGACTTGACATTCTATCTAAACAAATAATCTAACCACTTCGGAGTTTGGTTATTTTGGTCACTAGCTAGAATGGCATACAAGGGTGATGTTGTTAGGATCAATGTTAAGGAGATGCTGGAGGGGGCAAGGGCACCCATAACTGCTGAGTGTTGCATCTACAAAGTGCCGTTTAGTATCCGAAGACACAACGAAGAAGCCTACACCCCAAAGGTTGTTTCTATTGGCCCTTTTCACCACGGCAATCCTCGCCTCCAAGACATGGAGAAACACAAACTCTTTTACTCCAAGGCTTTTCTCCAACGAACTCAAACAACTTCGGACAGTTTTATCGGCAAGATTGAAGAGATGGAGCCCGAATTTCGTCGCTGTTATTCACACACTCTTGAGTTCAGCAAGGAGCAACTGGTTAAAATAATCTTTGTGGATTGTGCTTTCATACTTGAGCTCTTTTGCAGATACCGTGATCGAGTACCGAAAAAGGACGACATGTGTGCTTCTATCCCTCGTTTGAGCTATAGCATAGCGTATGATTTGTTGTTACTAGAGAACCAGGTTCCTTTTTCTGTTCTTGAGAGCCTCTTTAGTCTGTCCTTCCCTTCACCGGGTGCTGACTTCCCTTCATTTCTTAAGCTTACGTTTAACTTTTTTCAACAATTGAAAAGATCAGTCTTTTACAATATTAACGACTTTCACAAAAATAACGGAATAAGGCACTTCACGGATCTGATAAGAACTTTTCATTTGCAATATCCTCTGCCGTCTAGGATTGATGGTAAAATAATAGAACATCTTCCTAGTGCCACTGAGTTATCAGAAGCAGGATTGAGGTTTAAGGTTCTTGAAAATGAGTCTTGTTTACTAAAGTTAGACTTTTCGGGACGGGTTCTTGAAATCCCGCAGTTGGTAGTGGATGATGGGATTGAAACTTTGTTTCGCAATATGCTGGCATTGGAGCAGTGTCACTATCCTTTCCAATCTTACATTACGGACTACCTTCATTTTTTAGACTTCCTTGTAAACACCAACAGAGATGTGGATATACTAGTTCGAGAGAAAGTCTTTCTTAATTGGCTAGGGGACACTGATTCTGTGGCTACCATGATTAATGGCCTTGTGAAAGATATTACGGTATATAATACCGggtcccaattccttgatgtCAGTGAAAAGTTGAATGCTTTTCATAAAAATCCTTGGCGTAAGTTGAAGTCGGCTCTGAGGCGAGATTATTGTAGAGGTCCTTGGCAAACTGCTGCTTCCACTGCTGCGGttattcttctcattctctcttttGTTCAAACAGTTTGTTCTATCTTGCAAGTAATACATCAATAGAATATGTCTCCAGGCCCTCTCCCAAAGATCTGCTGGTAAATTTAGTTATTGTTaaatgctgatttttttttcttattcttttccatttttactGCAATATTCATTTTGTCTCAAAACGTTTCAATGGCTTCATTATTTCAGGTGTTGAAACAGATTAATTTATTAGTCCTTCCCGAAATTACTATGGGTATGCATCAAGTTATTCAGTGTTGCCTCTTGAAGTCTGTGTCTATGGTGCAAAATATGATCTAAAGTAGCTTACCCTGCTTCAGATTTGTGAGATGATGATGTCCTGATACATacctagtttaattttatagcTATTTTGATATTTGTGTTGTGTTGCTTTTGATATTTGTGAGATGATGATGTCCTGATATTTACTAGTTTAAGTTTATATTATAGCTATTTGATATTCGTGTTGTGTTACTTTAAGAAATGAATTTAGTTTATATGAAAGCTTTTTAAACTCTTTTCTAGTTATAAATAATCATgtttcataaatttattaatttttattataattattttgaagtcgaatgtgatttttttattaattaatcatgtaaaaagttatacattatttttaagaacATAATTGATTtagtaaatcaattttaaaaaaatcaattttaacgaTATATGCGTTATAACACtttgaatgaaattgatttggtaaaaatgattttgattataattttgaagTAAAGGATTTTATGTTTGagtatttttattctaaaaataaattaataataaaatttaatataaaaaaattgattcaacaCAAAAGCTTTCCAAGGttgtttaattcaaaattaattcttaaatgtGGAATTATACATATAAACATTTAACCAAATGACTAAGAAAAGGGTGTAAAATCTTATTATGTTCacgtaaaaattatttatttactcaAAGGATATATGTTTGATTTCACTCTCTTCAATCAGCGATAATCACAAACCACCAAcactatttttatgttatgaGAAAGATGATACTTATACTATAATTTTGATGTTAAATATTGGAATCCTTACCTCATTGGCTATGGTCCATTGCAAATCAATAGGGAGCTGAATGAAATCATCAAACTTGGTTCCAATCAACACTGGGATTGCCGTCTACAAAAATTGAGCAGTAAACACTAACATTCCCATTCCTCTGCATCCACATGCCTACAATTTAAACTATTggttccaaaaaaatatatatgtacctGATTCCATTTCCTGGCTTCTTTGTACCATCCCACGACACTGAAATCAAACATCCACAATCGAAACGAAAAGCACCCCCAAAAAAGGGTGGAAAATTCATCTTATATTAGCAATTAGCTCTTGAAAaagctttaattattttttaattcaaaagtaACACAACATAGAAGATACCTGTTTAATGTGCATCGACTTGTTAGATCAAACATAATCAAAATTGCCACGGAGTCCATACAAGCCATTGGGAGTTGGTCTTCTGATTTTCCATCACCTGCATAGATAACAATCAAATATACAATAATTAACCATTACCAATCTTTCTTTTTGGCCACATCCATAACCATAAGTGATCCCAAATTCACAAGAAACAATCTGGGatcttctctctctatatacCTCGTACTTCCCAGATACAATACGATATACGTGCCCCTTCAACAACCAAAGTTTTGTCCATCTGATTTAACCCTTCCCTCTGGTTCCCTTGGCGCTGATCTTTTTCATACCCAACATATTTCGtctgaaaacaaaattataaaaaaaaaaactgacaattaaattaaaaaaagagcaTATTTTTTACTCAACCCATTTCAGATTAAACCCCACagaaccaaaatataaaaaaatttccatgTAGGTTGATCTAAAAAGCTGGTTTTTCCAATTTAGCAATCACCCAACAAGCTGATCATCCTCAAGGAATccaaattccaaaaaaaaaaacactaacaattaaatcaaaacaaaaaaaaaacaatttttttagccAACCCATTCCAGATTAAACCCAATAGaatcaaaatataagaaaatatccATGTTGGctaaattataaacattaaaaaaaagtgatgaaCCAACCAGAAAGCTGGTTTTTCCAATTTGGCAATCCCCCAACAAGCTGATCTTCAAGGAAACCAAATCAGAGTCCAAGTCATGTGTACGAAACACCGCTGACGAATCAttggtttaataaaaatttatatacataaaaaaattaattattaaatcaaaattaattattacaaaatttatcatgtaaacttacatgtacattaaatatatattaaaaaatttagtattatatataacaacattaattattttataagataattaacttattaactCAGTTTGTTAGAGTGTTGTGTGACATGTTCAAGTCTTGCATgagtcattaattttaaattagttcataaaatatatttataaaaaaattcataattcgtATTGGTATACAAATTGTGAATCTGGATCCATACGGATTGCGAATCTGTATACGGATTGCCAATTTGGATTGCAAATCCATATATAGATTGCTCTTTATGAGCCTTATGGAAGAATGTTTTTTGGAATTTTCCTCTCATTGCTGTGTAGAAGAAAAATGGGTGATGCAAGAAGTAAATGCCTTCATGGGAGCTTTTGCTATATACAATTTTGAGGTAAAACTTCATGCACTCccactattattttattatgcacTTCCCAAGTTTTGATTGCATTATGGAAAGTCGATTACAAAATACaatttgtattttgaaataaGCTGTAAATATTGAATTACAATATGGAATGATTTTccataatacaataaaaaatacaggAAACAATAGTGGAAGTGTATGGAGGAACATCTCACTTCCATTTTGTTAAGTACATtccaatttgttttttaaaatttattatcatatgTATCATTTATACTCATAAcattaatacaaaattattaatgcATGATGTAATCTTTACAatgatgttttgtttttaacattaaaaaaataatattccaaacacatttatttttttaacattttttaaagtaatttttgaaatactattttgtgttttgaaaaacaatttttgaaattaaaaaaaaaaactgttctGGAAAGTGTTTCTTAGAACAAGTTTATTTTTTCTGGACATTTTCAAAAATTGTTTCTGggacatataattttaaaaaaaattaaaactttactCTCGACAgaaacaaattttcaaaatgttgaGAAAAACATCTGAAAAAATTCAGGCAAGACACTAGATTCAGGAAAATTTGCACAATACTGAAgcaattgaattgaaaaaacatataattaatattttagagaagaataatcaaataaaagtaTGAAGAGAGTTTACAACAACTCACATACTTGCTCAAATGACTCATTTTCTATCTCTTTACATGTTTCCTTGTGTTTTctagttaaaatataaaaatggcaACAATATATTAAGGAAAAAGATATTactattgaaaagaaaaaagaaattgttaaaaaaaagttaaaattcgtAATGCGGATATtaggattcttttttacttaaagaaAGGCAGAATTCCCACTTGACTCGCGTAGAGTTTGAGGGCTCAGCGCTTCATCCAACAGCTACAGATATATTTTGTAGTTGAAGTaacttattaaaattaagtGGAAGTTACTAAGATAAATCTTTATGCCAAATTATGACTAGGATTTATTGCTGTTATTCGCATGTATTTAACAGAGAGGGAAGAGGGAGAGAGTTACGTTGCTGAAATTGGGAATACTTTGTCTTCGTCAACCATAATATCTCATCTGTTAAATACATGCGAAGACATAGCAGCATCTCTGTCAGCTTTAATATCTCATCTGTTATTCGAATATTTGTCTTCGTCAACCATAGTAAAACCAAACACATtctacaaaatataattgtggCCTTTCTATTTTGTTCAATTCACAAATTTAATCCTCctttataaaatagaaattattgattgttctatttcaaaaaatgtaattttgatgaaaattttcaattttacctgcattttattctatgttgaatatattttgtgaataaagtattttatcttattaaaatatGAGTTGAATgtatgatttaatatttttgctCCCACGAgccaaattttaattaagtgatccaatttaaattttggaaatcattttgtatatttattgaGTGAAACCCAATGAGTAAATGTGGTGAGTTTGCTTGCAAGGCCTATTGGACTTAAGGTTGGGCATTAACTGCTATTCACATGCATTTAACAGATAGGAATGCTGAAATTGGGAATACTTTGTCGTCGTCAACGTCAACCATAGTAGTTGACGAGACATTTATGAGTAGATATTAAAACAAAGATATGCAACGTACGAACACCAGAAAGAGAAAGAACTTTGGCTACAAATATACAAATAAGGACTTGACATTCAATCTAACCAAATAATCTAACCACTTTGGAGTTTGGTTATTTTGATCACTAGCTAGAATGACAAATAACGGTGATGCTGTTGAGATCAATATTGAGGAGATGCTGAAGGGGGCATGGGCACCCGTAACTACTGAGTGTTGCATCTACAAAGTGCCGTTTAGTATCCGAAGACACAACGAAGAAGCCTACACCCCAAAGGTTGTTTCTATTGGCCCTTTTCACCACGGCCATCCTCACCTCCAAGACATGGAGAAACACAAACTCTTCTACTCCATGGCTTTTCTCAAACGAACTCAAGCAACTGTGGGTAGTTTGATCGGCAACATTCAAGAGATGGAGCCCGAGTTTCGTCGCTGCTATTCACACGCTCTTGAGTTCAGCAATGAGCAACTGGTCAAAATAATCTTTGTGGATTGTGCTTTTATACTTGAGCTCTTTTGCAGAGTCCATGATCAATTATTGAAAGAGGACGACGACATGTGTCTTTCAAAACCTTGGTTGTCGAATAACATAATGTATGATTTGTTGTTACTTGAGAACCAGGttcctttttttgttcttgAGAGACTCTTTAATCTGTCCTTCTCTTCACCTTCATTCCTTGCGCTGACGTTTCACTTTTTTCAACAGTTCAATAGATCAGGCTTAAACTTTAACGATATTAACAGAATAATGCACTTCACGGATCTGATAAGAACTTTTCACTTGCAAGATCCTCTGCCGTTTAGGATTGATGGTAACATAATAGAACATCTTCCTAGTGTCACTGAGTTATCAGAAGCAGGATTGAGGTTTAAGGTTCTTGAAAGTGAGTCTTGTTTACTAAAGTTAGACTTTTCGGGAGAGGTTCTTGAAATCCCGCAGTTGGTAGTGGATGATCGGACTGAAACTTTGTTTCGCAATATGATGGCATTGGAGCAGTGTCACTATCCTTTCCAATCTTACATTACGGACTACGTTGATTTTTTGGACTTCCTTGTAAACACCAACAGAGATGTGGATATACTAGTTCGAGAGAGGGTCTTTCTTAATTGGCTAGGGAACACTGATTCTGTGGCTACCATGATTAATGGCCTTATGAAAGATATTACGACATCAAATATCAGTTCTCAATTCCTTGATGTCTGTGAAAAGTTGAATGCTTTTCATAAAAATCCTTGGCGTAAGTTGATGTCGGCTCTGAGGCGAGATTATTGTAGAGGTCCTTGGCAAACTGCTGCTTCCATTGCTGCGATTATTcttcttattctctcttttGTTCAAACAGTTTGTTCTATCTTGCAAGTAATACATCAATAGAATATGTCTCCAGGCTCTCTCCCAAAAACCTGCAGGTAAATTTAGTTATTGTTAAATgctgaatttttttcttattcttttccatttttaccGCAATATTCCTTCTGTCTCAAAACGTTTCAATGGCTCCTTATTTCAGGTGTTGAAACAGATTAATTTATTAGTCCTTCCCAAAATTACTATGGGTATGCATCAAGTTATTCAGTGTTGCCTCTTGAAGTCTGTGTCTATGGTGCAAAATATGATCTAAAGTAGCTTACCCTGCTTCAGATTTGTGAGATGATGATGTCCTGATACATacctagtttaattttatagcTATTTCATATTTGTATTGTGTTGCTTTAGATATTTGTCAGATGATGATGTCCTGATATTTAGCTAGTTTAAGTTTATAGCTATTTGAT comes from the Glycine soja cultivar W05 chromosome 6, ASM419377v2, whole genome shotgun sequence genome and includes:
- the LOC114417303 gene encoding UPF0481 protein At3g47200-like, producing the protein MAYKGDVVRINVKEMLEGARAPITAECCIYKVPFSIRRHNEEAYTPKVVSIGPFHHGNPRLQDMEKHKLFYSKAFLQRTQTTSDSFIGKIEEMEPEFRRCYSHTLEFSKEQLVKIIFVDCAFILELFCRYRDRVPKKDDMCASIPRLSYSIAYDLLLLENQVPFSVLESLFSLSFPSPGADFPSFLKLTFNFFQQLKRSVFYNINDFHKNNGIRHFTDLIRTFHLQYPLPSRIDGKIIEHLPSATELSEAGLRFKVLENESCLLKLDFSGRVLEIPQLVVDDGIETLFRNMLALEQCHYPFQSYITDYLHFLDFLVNTNRDVDILVREKVFLNWLGDTDSVATMINGLVKDITVYNTGSQFLDVSEKLNAFHKNPWRKLKSALRRDYCRGPWQTAASTAAVILLILSFVQTVCSILQVIHQ
- the LOC114417304 gene encoding UPF0481 protein At3g47200-like; amino-acid sequence: MTNNGDAVEINIEEMLKGAWAPVTTECCIYKVPFSIRRHNEEAYTPKVVSIGPFHHGHPHLQDMEKHKLFYSMAFLKRTQATVGSLIGNIQEMEPEFRRCYSHALEFSNEQLVKIIFVDCAFILELFCRVHDQLLKEDDDMCLSKPWLSNNIMYDLLLLENQVPFFVLERLFNLSFSSPSFLALTFHFFQQFNRSGLNFNDINRIMHFTDLIRTFHLQDPLPFRIDGNIIEHLPSVTELSEAGLRFKVLESESCLLKLDFSGEVLEIPQLVVDDRTETLFRNMMALEQCHYPFQSYITDYVDFLDFLVNTNRDVDILVRERVFLNWLGNTDSVATMINGLMKDITTSNISSQFLDVCEKLNAFHKNPWRKLMSALRRDYCRGPWQTAASIAAIILLILSFVQTVCSILQVIHQ